From Dermochelys coriacea isolate rDerCor1 chromosome 8, rDerCor1.pri.v4, whole genome shotgun sequence, the proteins below share one genomic window:
- the RARS1 gene encoding arginine--tRNA ligase, cytoplasmic isoform X3, whose amino-acid sequence MKSMININSRIQEIFRNAIKAAYPDLENPPLAVTPSQQPKFGDYQCNSAMSITKMLPKTNEQKVSPREIADNISRNIPDNEYIEKVEIAGPGFINVHLRKDFVSKQLSSLLLNGVQPPAIEIRKKVVVDFSSPNIAKEMHVGHLRSTVIGDSMCRLFEFVGYDVLRLNHLGDWGTQFGMLIAHLQDKFPDFLTVSPPIGDLQAFYKESKRRFDTEEEFKKRAYQCVVLLQSKNPDFIKAWKLICDVSRKEFQRIYDCLDIKLIERGESYYQDMMKDIVQEFEDRGFVQMDDGRKIVFVPGCSVPLTIMKSDGGFTYDTSDLTALKQRLLEEKADIIVYVVDSGQSVHLQTVYAAGQMIGWYDPAVTRVVHAAFGVVLGEDKKKFKTRSGDTVRLIELLEEGLKRSMDKLKDKERDKVLTEEELKAAQTSVAFGCIKYADLSHNRMNDYIFSFDKMLDDRGNTAAYLLYAFTRIRSIARLANIDEEMLQKAARETNILLDHEKEWKLGKCILRFPEILQKILDDLLLHTLCDYLYELATTFTEFYDSCYCVEKDRQTGTIAKVNMWRMLLCEATAAVMAKGFDILGIKPVQKM is encoded by the exons ATGCTTCCCAAAACCAACGAACAGAAAGTGAGCCCAAGAGAAATTGCTGATAACATTTCCAGAAACATTCCTGACAATGAATACATTGAGAAGGTTGAAATCGCTGGTCCTG GTTTTATTAACGTCCACTTGAGAAAGGATTTTGTGTCCAAACAACTGAGCAGTTTACTGTTGAATGGAGTTCAACCACCGGCTATTGAAATCAGGAAAAAG GTGGTGGTTGACTTCTCTTCCCCTAACATTGCCAAAGAGATGCATGTTGGTCACCTGCGCTCGACTGTTATTGGAGACAGCATGTGCCGTCTGTTTGAGTTTGTGGGCTATGATGTTCTGAG ATTAAACCATTTAGGAGATTGGGGCACCCAGTTTGGAATGCTCATTGCTCACCTTCAAGATAAATTTCCGGATTTCCTGACTGTTTCACCACCCATTGGGGATCTCCAAGCTTTTTACAAG GAATCCAAGCGGAGATTTGACACAGAGGAAGAATTTAAGAAGCGAGCCTACCAGTGTGTGGTCCTACTACAGAGCAAAAATCCAGACTTCATTAAAGCATGGAAACTGATCTGCGATGTATCTCGGAAAG AGTTCCAAAGAATCTATGATTGCTTGGACATTAAACTAATAGAGAGAGGGGAATCGTACTACCAAGATATGATGAAAGATATTGTGCAAGAATTTGAAGACAGAG GATTTGTACAGATGGATGACGGGCGGAAGATTGTGTTTGTCCCAGGATGCTCTGTTCCTTTAACAATCATGAAGTCAGATGGAGGTTTCACATATGATACATCTGACTTAACTGCTCTTAAGCAAAGGCTACTTGAGGAAAAGGCTGATATCATTGTTTACGTGGTGGATAGTGGGCAG TCAGTGCACTTGCAGACAGTATATGCAGCAGGTCAGATGATTGGCTGGTATGACCCTGCCGTGACCAGAGTAGTCCATGCTGCATTTGGAGTGGTACTGGGAGAAGATAA GAAAAAGTTCAAAACTCGTTCAGGGGATACAGTGCGGCTCATTGAGCTACTGGAAGAGGGGCTGAAACGATCAATGGACAAACTGAAGGACAAAGAGCGTGATAAG GTCCTAACTGAAGAAGAACTGAAGGCTGCTCAGACATCAGTTGCTTTTGGCTGCATTAAATACGCTGACCTTTCCCATAACAGAATGAATGATTACATCTTTTCTTTTGATAAAATGTTGGATGACCGAGGAAATACAGCTGCTTACTTGCTCTATGCCTTCACTCGAATCAG aTCTATAGCACGTCTGGCCAACATTGATGAAGAGATGCTGCAGAAGGCAGCTAGAGAAACAAATATATTACTGGACCACGAAAAGGAGTGGAAACTGGGCAAATGCATTCTGAGATTCCCTGAGATTCTGCAGAAGATTTTGGATGATCTCTTATTACACACACTCTGTGACTACCTCTATGAGCTGGCCACCACCTTCACAGAGTTCTATGATAGCTGTTACTGTGTGGAAAAAGACAGGCAAACTG gAACAATAGCAAAGGTGAACATGTGGAGAATGTTGCTGTGTGAAGCAACAGCTGCCGTTATGGCCAAAGGGTTTGACATCCTGGGCATCAAACCAGTCCAGAAGATGTAA